CCGGATGCCGTACGGCGCGCTCCCGCGTGACCAGCAGCCAGGGCGCGGACGTCGGGTCGGCGGCGTCCCGGCACATCGCCCGGAACACGGCCTGGCGGGCACCGGGCGAGCAGTGGTCGACCGGTTCGGGCTCCAGGCCGTCGACGAGCACGCGGAGTGTGTGCAGCAGCCTGCGGTCCTGGTCGTAGAAACCGTCGACCCCCGTGCCGCGCAGCTGCCCGTCGGGGGACGACAGCGCGAAGGACGGCGCGGCCAGGCAGATCACCGTGTCGTGCAGAAACGGCTGGAGGCCGGCCTCGGGGGCGGCGGAGTCGATCACTGGAGTACCTTTCCGAAGCGCCGCGTGGCCACTGCGCCTGTGCCGGCTCGGCCTGTCGGGGATGCGTCGCATCCTCGCAAGTAACGAGGGCGGTCCATCGAGGGATACATCCGCACGTGGTGGGGAGCAACCTTAACGGCTCTCCGCCGCCGTCAGCCATCATGCGGGGCCGGGCGCTTCCCGGCGTTTCCGGGGATGTCTCCCGGGGATCAATGTGCGCAGCACGGGCGCCAAAAGTCGCTCCACGCCCCATAATTGATGGTCCGTATGGGGGTGCGGTGTCGGGCAGGGGGATCCATGCGCCGTAACAACAGGGTCCGGCGGCGCCTGGACCAGGCAATGGTGTTCGCGGGTGCGGCGGTCGCCGCCGGCGCGGGCACCGGGGTCAAGTTCGTCGACGGCGGTGCCCAGGCGCTGATGATCTGCCTGCTCGCGGTGGGGACCGGCCTCGGGGCCTATTCCGCGAACTCGCTGCGCGCCCGCGCGGGCGGTCCCCCGCCCCAGGTGCTGATCAGCCATCCGCACGGCGACGAGCCCTGGGCCCACTGGCTGGCCTGGCGGCTGCGCCGCATCGGATACCTCACCTCCACCCGGGCCTGGCCGGCCGCCGGGCAGCCCGTGCCGCCGCCCCCGGAGATCGCCCCCGACCATGAACTCGTCATCGTCTCCCGGGCGCTGGCGGACCCGGACCACACCCACGACCAGCACCGTCCGACGTGGTCGCGCGGCAGGTCCGTACTGGCCCTGGTGACCTCGCACCGCACCCCCGTACCGACCCGCTGGGCGGGCCACGAGGTGCTGGACCTGGCCGGCCGCACGGCCGACGACGCGGCGGCGACCGTCGACGCCCGGCTGCACCAGGCCGGCGCCGTGCCGCTGCCCGACTACACGGCCGCCCATGTGGCCGGCGAGGCCGAACCGCGCTACCCGGGCCTCGGCCCGCTGGTCACCAATCTCGAACCGCGCGGCGTCCACCACTTCACCGCCCGCCGTACCGAGCTCGCCCTGCTGCGCTCGGTGCTGGGCAAGGCGAACGTCGCGGGAGAGGGCCGGATCTGCGCGATCCACGGGCTCAGCGGCATCGGCAAGACCACCCTCGCCCTGGAGTACGCACGCCAGTACGAGGATCTGTTCGACGTCATCTGGATGGTGCAGGCCGGCCACGCCCCCACGGCCCGCGCGAGCCTGATCGACCTGGCGCGCAAGCTCCAGCGCGTGCGCGACGACCGGTCGGGGGCGCCCGCACCCCAGGAGGAGACCGACCCGGAACAGACCCTGCGCCGCCTCCTCCTCAACGAACTGCCCAGGACCAAGTCCCTGCTGATCTACGACGGCGCCGAGGACGACTCCGCCATCCGGGAACTGCTCCCCGACGCGCGGAACGGCGGCCAGGTGCTGATCACCTCGGTCAACCCCGTCTGGCAGCGGATCGCCCCGAACCGCATCGCCCTGGAGGCGTTCACCACCGAGGAGGCGGTGGACTTCCTCCGGGACGCGACCGGGATCGACGACGACGCCGGACTCACGCGCATCGTCGAACGCCTGGGCCGGCTGCCGCTTCCGCTGGAGCACGCGGCCGCGTCCCTGCGCCACTCGCCCGACATCGACTCGTACCTGGACCTGCTGGAGGCCGACTCCAGCGGCGCGGAGGCCTGGATCCTCTCCTTCAACCAGGTGGAGGCGAAGGACGAACTCGCCGGCCTGCTGCTGCGGCTGTGCGCGTTCCTCGCACCGCGCGGCATCCCGAGCTACTTCTTCGAAGCCGAGGCGGACCGTGCCGATCTGCTGCCCGCGTCCCTCGCCGACGGCGTGACGGATCCGGTGCGCCACCGCAGGATCAAGGAGACCGCCAAGAGCTACTCCCTGCTGACGGGCGAGGGCCAGCTGGCCATGCACACCCGGGTGCAGGCGGTGATCCGTGACGTGATGACGGACAGCGAGCGCACGGTCCACGCGGCCGACGCCGCCCGACTGGTCGACGGGTGGTTCCCGGAGGACCCGGAGCGGGAGAACACCTGGCCGCGGTGTGTGGAACTGCTCCCGCACGCACGCACCGTCCTGGACCACTGCCGGGAGCTGGGCGTCGCCGACGAGAACACCGCCGAGCTGCTGCAGAGCGTGGGGGAGTACTTCCGGGTGCAGGGCGACCGCGACGAGGCGGAGCGGCTACTGACGGAGGCCCTGCACCAGCGGGAGGAGCGCTGGGGCCGCACGCACGGGCTGGTCGCCGACACCCTGGTCTGCATCAGCCGGCTCAAGGTGGAGTGCGCCGAACTGCCGGAGGCGCGCGGGTTCGCCGAGCGCGCCCTGGAGATCCGTACCCGGCTGCTCGGCGACGGCGACCTCCACACGCTGGAGAGCAGGTTGCAACTGGGCCGGGTGCTGCGCGAACTCGGCGATTTCCCTGGGGCGTCCGAGGCCGCGGAGCAGACGTTGCGACGGCTGCGCAGGCGGGCCGAGGTCGATCCGGTGAAGGTGGCCGAGACGCTGTGCGACCTCGGGCTCGTCCGCTGGCGGCAGGGAAGGCTGCCGGAGTCCGTGGCCCACCACCGTGAGGCGCTGCACCTGCTGGAGAACGCGCCGGGCGGCGGCGACCCGGCCCGCCGCAACCGCTCGGCGTTCGTGCACCAGGCACTCGGCCTCGCGCAGCTGGACCTGCACGACCTGGAGTCGGCGGAGCGCCATCTGAGGATCGCCCTGGAGATCCTCCGGGACGCGGGCTACGCGGAGGGCCATCCCGTGGTCCTGTCCTCCTCCGTCCACCTGGGGGAGACTCTCAGGCAACGGGCGGAGAAGTACCGGGGCAGGGGAGGGCGCCTGGGCGTGCGCGAGCGCTCCTCACCCGGCGACCGGGAGTCCGAGCGCCTGCTCGCGGAGGCGAAGCGCATCTTCGACCATGTCCTGTCGGCGCCCCATATGAACGGCGACCACCCCGACCGGGCGTGTGCCCTGGTGCGCTACTCGCATCTGCTGCACGACCAGGGCAACAGCGAGGCGGCCATGACGGAGGTCAGGAACGCCCACCGCATCTACACGGACAAGTACGGCTCCCAGCACCCCTATGTGGCCGAGGCCTGCTACCGCAGGGCCCTGATTCACCTGGGGCAGGCCCAGCGGGAGCGGGCGACCGAGGACCTGGAGACGGCCCGCGCCATCTATCTGCGCGTCCACCCCGCCGACCATCCGCTGATCCTCCAACTGGAGGAGGAACTGCGGGAGCTTGCGGTGTCGGTGGTGGTGGAGGAGGGGTTCTAGGGGCCGCCGGGCCGCCCACGGGTTCGAACGTGCTCACTCCGCGTCGGCGACGACGGAGCCGACACGTTCGGCCAGGTTCGGGTCGCGGCGGACCAGGAGCGTCGCGTAACCGACGGCGCCGAGCAGGGCGGCCAGTGCCGCGACCGGGAACCAGCTGTACGGCGCGGGCTGTCCGGGCTTGGCGAGGTAGTAGAGCGGAACCAGGATGGCCAGGGTGCCGATCGCGGGCAGCACCAGGTGCCGGACCGTCCGGAACTCCTGCGGACGGTATCTGCGGTAGTACAGCGGCAGCGCGATGTTGGACGCGAGGTAGACCAGCAGAATCAGGATCGCGCCCAGGCTGGAGGACTCGGTGAAGAAGACGACGGGGTTCATCGAGCCGCCGTCGGGCCCGAGGAGATGGCCCAGGCCCCAGCCTCCGATGATCAGCAGGGAGATGGCGGCGAAGGTGACGATCGCGTTGGTCGGCGTACGGCGGGTGGGGTGCACATAGCCGAAGAAGGACGGGAGCAGCCCCTCCCGTCCGGCGTTGAACACCAGGCGGGCCTGGGAGTTGATGCCGGCGATCAGCACGCCGAGGGTGGAGGTCAGGCCCCCGATGTAGGCGAGGAAGGCCAGTGCGCCGAGCGT
The Streptomyces sp. CGMCC 4.7035 DNA segment above includes these coding regions:
- a CDS encoding tetratricopeptide repeat protein, whose protein sequence is MRRNNRVRRRLDQAMVFAGAAVAAGAGTGVKFVDGGAQALMICLLAVGTGLGAYSANSLRARAGGPPPQVLISHPHGDEPWAHWLAWRLRRIGYLTSTRAWPAAGQPVPPPPEIAPDHELVIVSRALADPDHTHDQHRPTWSRGRSVLALVTSHRTPVPTRWAGHEVLDLAGRTADDAAATVDARLHQAGAVPLPDYTAAHVAGEAEPRYPGLGPLVTNLEPRGVHHFTARRTELALLRSVLGKANVAGEGRICAIHGLSGIGKTTLALEYARQYEDLFDVIWMVQAGHAPTARASLIDLARKLQRVRDDRSGAPAPQEETDPEQTLRRLLLNELPRTKSLLIYDGAEDDSAIRELLPDARNGGQVLITSVNPVWQRIAPNRIALEAFTTEEAVDFLRDATGIDDDAGLTRIVERLGRLPLPLEHAAASLRHSPDIDSYLDLLEADSSGAEAWILSFNQVEAKDELAGLLLRLCAFLAPRGIPSYFFEAEADRADLLPASLADGVTDPVRHRRIKETAKSYSLLTGEGQLAMHTRVQAVIRDVMTDSERTVHAADAARLVDGWFPEDPERENTWPRCVELLPHARTVLDHCRELGVADENTAELLQSVGEYFRVQGDRDEAERLLTEALHQREERWGRTHGLVADTLVCISRLKVECAELPEARGFAERALEIRTRLLGDGDLHTLESRLQLGRVLRELGDFPGASEAAEQTLRRLRRRAEVDPVKVAETLCDLGLVRWRQGRLPESVAHHREALHLLENAPGGGDPARRNRSAFVHQALGLAQLDLHDLESAERHLRIALEILRDAGYAEGHPVVLSSSVHLGETLRQRAEKYRGRGGRLGVRERSSPGDRESERLLAEAKRIFDHVLSAPHMNGDHPDRACALVRYSHLLHDQGNSEAAMTEVRNAHRIYTDKYGSQHPYVAEACYRRALIHLGQAQRERATEDLETARAIYLRVHPADHPLILQLEEELRELAVSVVVEEGF